In Bos taurus isolate L1 Dominette 01449 registration number 42190680 breed Hereford chromosome 11, ARS-UCD2.0, whole genome shotgun sequence, one DNA window encodes the following:
- the OR1L18 gene encoding olfactory receptor family 1 subfamily L member 18, with protein MERLNQTSGVSEFILLGLSSRPEDQKPLFILFLIMYLVTITGNVLIILAISSDPQLHTPMYVFLSVLSFTDIWYTTTIVPRMLVDFLSEKTISYAGCLTQMYFIYALGNTDNCLLAAMAYDRYVAICDPFHYVTIMSHCRCVLLVAFSCSLPHLHSLLHILLLNQLTFCDSNVVHHFLCDINPLLKLSCSSIFVNDLTIKTEGLVFWVTPFLCIVFSYVRILMAVLRIPSAAGKRKAFSTCGSHFTVVILFYGSIFYVYLQPLSSYTVQDRVAALVYTVLTSMLNPFIYSLRNKDMKRGLGKLLGRRKS; from the coding sequence ATGGAAAGACTCAATCAAACCAGCGGTGTCTCTGAGTTCATACTCCTGGGACTTTCCTCGCGGCCAGAGGACCAAAAACCACTCTTCATCCTCTTCCTCATCATGTACCTGGTCACCATAACAGGGAATGTGCTCATCATCCTGGCCATCAGCTCTGACCCCCAACTGCACACCCCCATGTATGTCTTCTTGAGTGTCCTGTCTTTCACTGACATTTGGTATACAACAACCATTGTCCCCAGGATGCTAGTTGACTTCCTGTCAGAGAAGACCATCTCCTATGCTGGATGTCTGACCCAGATGTATTTCATATATGCTCTGGGCAACACTGATAATTGTCTTCTGGCagccatggcctatgaccgctatgtggccatctgtgaCCCCTTCCACTATGTCACCATCATGAGCCACTGCCGCTGTGTCCTGCTGGTGGCCTTCTCCTGCTCATTGCCTCACCTCCACTCACTCCTACACATACTTCTGCTGAATCAGCTCACCTTCTGTGACTCCAATGTTGTCCACCACTTCCTCTGCGACATCAACCCTCTGCTGAAATTGTCCTGCTCCTCCATATTTGTCAATGATCTCACAATAAAGACAGAAGGGCTGGTGTTTTGGGTGACCCCCTTCCTATGCATTGTTTTCTCATATGTGCGAATCCTCATGGCAGTTCTCAGGATCCCCTCAGCTGCAGGGAAAcgcaaagccttctccacctgtggctcCCACTTCACTGTGGTCATCCTGTTTTATGGAAGCATCTTTTATGTCTATTTACAGCCCTTGTCCAGCTACACTGTTCAGGACCGAGTGGCTGCACTTGTCTACACAGTCCTGACCTCCATGCTCAACCCTTTCATTTACAGTCTGAGAAACAAAGACATGAAGAGGGGCCTGGGGAAGCTGCTGGGCAGGAGGAAATCCTAG